The DNA region ATTATTTCAGGTATTGTTGGACTTGAAAGTCTTAAAGAAGTTGGTTCAATTGGATTAAAAGCATTAATCTATTTTGAAATCGTAAGTACCTTTGCGTTGGCAATCGGTGTACTTTTTGGAAATATGTTTGGACCTGGACATGGAATGAACCTTTCCGTTGATTCGCTAGATCCTAAAAGTGTTGCTAAATTTACAAGCACGGGTGACGTTGGGTCTATATGGTCTATCCTCAAAAATGCAGTTCCAAGTGACCCTATTACACCATTTCTGAATGGTAATACACTTCAAGTATTAACGATGGCATTGGTTTTAGCCATTTTGATCGCTGCTTTTGGTGGAAAACATAAAGCTACTATTTTGAAACCACTTGAAATTGTTCAAAACTTTTTCTTCAAAATCTTAACGATTTTGATGTGGTTAAGCCCTATCGCATCTTTTAGTGCGATGGCATTTTTGATCGGTAAATTTGGTATTGCTTCTTTGATCAATATGGCAAGTTTATTGGGTGTTATGGCTATCTCTGTACTTGCATTTGTTTTTGGTGTCCTTGGTATTATTATGGCAATCTTCAAAATCAATATTTTCAAATTTATGCGCTTTATCGCTAAAGAGGTATTGATTGTATTTGCAACGTCATCCAGTGAATCTGCATTGGCTCCATTGATGCGTCGTCTAGAAGCCGCTGGTGTAAGCAGAGGAACAACAGGTCTTGTTATTCCAACGGGGTATTCATTTAACCTTGATTGTACGAACATCTATCTTTCACTCTCCATTATCTTTATTTCTCAAGCGTTCAATATTCCATTGACCCTTGGTGAAGAGTTAAGTATCATCTTCATTTTGATGGTTACCTCAAAAGGTGCTGTAGGTGTAACAGGTTCTGGTTTTATCGTTCTTGCAGGAACTTTGTCTGCCATGGGTGGCGCAATTCCTGTGGTAACGGTTGCGGTACTTCTTGGTGTTGATAAATTCATGAGCGAAATGAGAGCGGTAGGTAACCTTTGTGGTA from Sulfurospirillum diekertiae includes:
- a CDS encoding cation:dicarboxylate symporter family transporter; this translates as MHYTIKSLAFWVIFGIIAGIALGMVDPKLATQAKPGIDWFIQALKWLVGPIIFLTIISGIVGLESLKEVGSIGLKALIYFEIVSTFALAIGVLFGNMFGPGHGMNLSVDSLDPKSVAKFTSTGDVGSIWSILKNAVPSDPITPFLNGNTLQVLTMALVLAILIAAFGGKHKATILKPLEIVQNFFFKILTILMWLSPIASFSAMAFLIGKFGIASLINMASLLGVMAISVLAFVFGVLGIIMAIFKINIFKFMRFIAKEVLIVFATSSSESALAPLMRRLEAAGVSRGTTGLVIPTGYSFNLDCTNIYLSLSIIFISQAFNIPLTLGEELSIIFILMVTSKGAVGVTGSGFIVLAGTLSAMGGAIPVVTVAVLLGVDKFMSEMRAVGNLCGNAVAAVVVGAWDKQIDMDKFRYALDHPESVEDTIPG